In one window of Gossypium hirsutum isolate 1008001.06 chromosome A01, Gossypium_hirsutum_v2.1, whole genome shotgun sequence DNA:
- the LOC107916604 gene encoding serine-rich adhesin for platelets isoform X6, with the protein MMISKHFFHVLSIVLFLSFSFPYAHFTEIDQDSTNLHPLPVSLGSSSFSSSGSFKHSSSSHASHSFKSSHSLKSSENHGDASGHGSSSISHSSSASGSSSHSSSSSHSGSFKSSGSFKGFSSPIDSNNSKDSGLGHGDSSSSTTSSSLSGSSHSKSSNSLSHSSSSSHSGSWKGSSSFGDSNNSKDSSLGHGDSRSSATSSSLSGSSHSKSSSSLSHSSSSSHSGSWKGSSSFEDSNKPKDSSSAMTSHSSLGSGDNFSNSKGSDSSKTKSGNSSSLSGSINSMGSNSSKTFNSALGSTTSNSSKSSRSNNSKDSSSATASGSSSSLGSSKSKASGLSAHSSFEKHGGATGHGSSSLSHSVSASGSSSYSSSYSHSSSSSHSSSFKHSNSGSSRSSTNSGSNNSKDSSSDAASHSSLGQGASNKVSSSSSHSNSLNHDGSTSHGSSSLSHSSSTSGSSSKSSLSPHSGSSATNSSTNLGSDNSKDTDSTTTSQSSLNHKASSSSASSSSLSGTSNYKASGLSKNSSSSSHSGSSAANSSKNSGSNHSKDSYSTTASQSSLNHGASSSSISSDSLSGSNSSKAFGSSSDSSSFKHSGSGASNSSTNIGSNNSNDSAPTVASQSTLNHGASNSSSSSGSLSGSSNYKASGSSSNSISSSHSGSFNHFGPIAGNSSTNLGSNSSKGSNSTTASQSSLNYKASNSSTSSGSLSGSRNYKASGSSSNSSSSSHSGSFKHSGSTTANLSTNSGLNNSKDSSPTTASKSSLEHEASGSSTSSGSLSGSSDSKASGLSSHSSSINHGGATGHNSFSLSHSSSASHSGSFEHSGYFKGSGSSVDSSNSKDFGSGATHSSSSSGASGSSTSSSSLSGLNNSKNSKTSNSSLSHDASGSSTSLGSNNSKDSKSSSKSGASSSSTDSNSLSGFNNSKGSGSFQTSNSSSNLSASGSSTGSNSLSNSNNSKGSNNSKSSETSGSSSDLDASSSSKGFGSDNSQSSDSSQTSQSGSADSTTGSGSLSSSNNSKSSDSSNISNSSSSYDAHGSGSDSVSSLNNSKGFGSSKTSGSLSGTSSSVTHGSTTSTLPHSPSKGDGYSKASSSSLGSEGSKSSTSDFSVSGNSKASSAKNESASTGTNASATNGSTTFIPTSPSPGSDGPKSSTSNPSGASTTVTNGPTASTPSSSPSTGVNSFITNSHKGSGHTSSSNFAHSGSFTASGHSSASHSSGFKALGSSSGSEGSKTATSDSSVSGNSKASSTKNESASMGSNASATNGSTTFIPTNPSTGSDGSMSSISNPSGTSTSVTNGPTASTPSSSPSTAFGRSSASHGSSFKASGSSLGSEGSKSSTNDSSVSGNSKASSTKNESASMGTNASTTNGSTTFIPTSPSTGSDGSKSSTSNPSGTSTSITNGPTAFTPPSSPSTGVSYFKTNSHKGFGHTSSSNVAHSGLFTASGHSSASHSSSFKTPGSSTSTSSSMANGPTTSGHTPSPSESTISSANLGSSVGIGSSTSSHSTTSNESGFKTSGSSTNTDSSENNGHMNFSSTSSPSTGSSLNTSSSTPFGSSSSLSTNIGSPESNSHMASNHSNSGYSKQTGSSTTSGHSSTSNSFGSKTSSSSTNIGSTSTDGHTTTGSTLSASSGSSSRKTNSHMTSSHTKSSSSTHTGSSNHAGSLTTSGSKTSGSSTNTGSATTDGNTTTGSILSHSSGSSSHKTNSHMSFGHTKSGSSTHTGSSKHTGSFTTSGSKTSSSSTSPGSTTTNGHATTGPAMIDAHKTTSSISSHSSGSSSHKTNSHDTSAPAKSCSCTCTPTDSSNHTGSATTDGHTTTGSISSHSSGSSSHKTNSHTTSAHTKSGSSTHTSSSKHTGSFTTSGSKISGSSTNTGAATIGGHTTTGSISSHSLGSTSHNSNSHTTSTHTKSGSSTHTGSSKHTGSFTTSGHSSTSSDFGSKTSSSSKSTSSSKNNGHVTSGSTSSPSTYYGSPMTSSTTSSGHTDSDSSTSNNFGSKTSGSFRGTNSYDAPGSTNLGISSSSDISMGSGSSKSSSLENQFSGTFSKVFAFGDSYTDTGNAQSLGILKDFASAFLSSFFQTIDSNLHFEGRSSNGRLVIDFLCDSLNISLLPPFEVASKNSSINEDCGVNFAVGGSTSLSGDFFTNHKITNNLLWQGTPLGFQTQIEWFNQFVTKKACNGETIEQCKEQMGNNLIWLGQMGADDFARVIGSSISLRWLTDITLGQISKILTTVLDSGARFIVVQGLPPLGCWPLAKLLTPHFAKDEMGCSAVINKAIMAHNDLLQKTLEEFRRNYPNATIAYADYFNAFKTVMGNLTEFGFSDGSDACCGVGGGLNFNLNNLCGMDGTNTCSNPNAYIHWDGLHLTEAMNKQIARLFLLEGFCQPSFVDLIKRHQSLLQPSLQ; encoded by the exons atgatgatttcaaagcatttttttcatgttttatctaTTGTTCTCttcttatcattttcatttccatatgCACATTTCACAGAGATTGATCAAGATTCAACCAACCTTCACCCCCTTCCAGTAAGCTTGGGTTCTAGTTCATTTTCAAGTTCTGGCTCTTTTAAGCATTCAAGTTCTTCCCATGCCTCCCACTCATTTAAGAGTTCGCACTCTTTAAAGAGCTCTGAAAATCATGGTGATGCTTCGGGTCATGGCTcttcctctatttcacattcaAGTTCAGCTTCTGGCTCATCTTCACATTCTAGTTCATCTTCACATTCTGGATCTTTTAAGAGTTCAGGTTCATTTAAAGGTTTTAGCTCTCCCATAGATTCTAATAATTCTAAAGACTCCGGTTTAGGTCATGGGGATTCTAGTTCCTCTACAACTTCTAGTTCTTTATCGGGTTCTAGCCATTCTAAATCTTCTAACTCATTGTCACATTCTAGTTCATCTTCACATTCTGGTTCTTGGAAGGGTTCTAGCTCATTCGGAGATTCTAACAATTCTAAGGATTCTAGTTTAGGTCATGGGGATTCTAGATCCTCTGCAACTTCTAGTTCTTTATCAGGTTCTAGCCATTCCAAATCTTCTAGCTCATTGTCACATTCTAGTTCATCTTCACATTCTGGTTCTTGGAAGGGTTCTAGCTCATTCGAAGATTCTAACAAGCCTAAGGATTCTAGTTCTGCTATGACTAGTCACTCTTCATTAGGTTCTGGAGATAATTTTAGCAATTCTAAGGGTTCTGACTCATCTAAAACTAAGTCTGGCAACTCTAGTTCTTTATCAGGTTCCATCAATTCAATGGGTTCTAACTCTTCTAAGACTTTTAACTCTGCATTAGGTTCTACTACATCTAACTCTTCCAAAAGCTCAAGATCTAACAATTCTAAAGATTCTAGTTCTGCTACTGCTTCTGGTTCTTCTTCAAGTTTAGGTTCTAGCAAGTCTAAGGCTTCTGGCTTATCAGCACATTCAAGTTTTGAAAAACATGGTGGTGCTACGGGTCATGGCTCTTCCTCTTTATCGCATTCAGTTTCAGCTTCAGGCTCATCTTCATATTCCAGTTCATATTCACATTCTAGTTCTTCTTCACATTCAAGTTCTTTTAAGCATTCAAATTCTGGTTCTTCTAGATCTTCTACAAACTCGGGTTCCAACAATTCTAAGGATTCTAGTTCTGATGCGGCTTCTCACTCTTCATTGGGTCAAGGGGCTTCTAATAAAGTTTCTAGTTCATCATCACATTCCAATTCTCTAAATCATGATGGTTCTACAAGTCATGGTTCTTCCTCTTTATCACATTCAAGTTCAACTTCTGGATCATCCTCAAAATCTAGTTTATCTCCACATTCCGGTTCTAGTGCTACTAACTCATCCACAAACTTGGGTTCTGACAATTCTAAGGATACTGATTCTACTACAACTTCTCAGTCTTCATTAAATCATAAGGCTTCTAGTTCCTCTGCAAGTTCTAGTTCTCTATCAGGTACTAGCAATTATAAGGCTTCAGGCTTATCCAAAAATTCCAGTTCATCTTCACATTCTGGTTCTAGTGCTGCTAACTCATCCAAAAACTCAGGTTCTAACCATTCTAAGGATTCTTATTCTACAACAGCTTCTCAGTCTTCATTAAATCATGGGGCTTCTAGTTCCTCCATAAGTTCTGATTCTTTATCAGGTTCTAATAGTTCTAAGGCTTTTGGCTCATCTTCAGACTCCAGTTCTTTTAAGCATTCTGGTTCTGGTGCTTCTAACTCTTCCACAAACATAGGTTCCAACAATTCTAATGATTCTGCTCCTACTGTGGCTTCTCAGTCTACATTAAATCATGGGGCTTCTAATTCCTCTTCAAGTTCTGGTTCTTTATCAGGTTCTAGCAATTATAAGGCTTCCGGGTCATCCTCAAATTCTATTTCATCTTCACATTCTGGTTCTTTTAATCACTTTGGTCCTATTGCTGGTAACTCCTCCACAAACTTAGGTTCTAACAGTTCTAAGGGTTCTAATTCTACTACGGCTTCTCAGtcttcattaaactataaggctTCTAATTCCTCTACAAGTTCTGGTTCTTTATCAGGTTCTAGAAATTATAAGGCTTCGGGCTCATCCTCAAATTCTAGTTCATCTTCACATTCTGGTTCTTTTAAGCATTCTGGTTCTACTACTGCTAACTTATCCACAAATTCTGGTTTGAACAATTCTAAGGATTCTAGTCCTACTACGGCTTCTAAGTCTTCTTTAGAACATGAGGCTTCTGGTTCCTCTACAAGTTCTGGTTCTTTGTCAGGTTCTAGTGATTCTAAGGCTTCTGGCTTGTCATCACATTCCAGTTCTATAAATCATGGTGGTGCTACAGGTCACAACTCCTTCTCTTTGTCACATTCAAGTTCAGCTTCACATTCTGGTTCCTTTGAGCATTCGGGTTATTTTAAGGGGTCTGGCTCTTCTGTGGATTCTAGCAATTCTAAGGATTTTGGTTCTGGTGCAACTCACTCTTCATCAAGTTCTGGGGCTTCTGGTTCTTCTACAAGTTCCAGTTCTTTATCAG GtttgaataattcaaaaaattctaAGACTTCAAACTCTTCTTTAAGTCATGATGCTTCAG GCTCTTCCACAAGTTTAGGTTCTAACAATTCCAAGGATTCAAAATCTTCATCAAAATCCGGTGCTTCTAGCTCTTCTACAGACTCCAATTCTTTATCAGGTTTTAACAATTCTAAGGGGTCTGGATCTTTTCAAACTTCAAACTCTTCATCAAATCTTAGTGCATCGGGTTCCTCCACAGGGTCGAATTCTTTATCAAATTCTAACAATTCTAAAG GTTCTAACAATTCTAAGAGTTCCGAAACTTCTGGCTCTTCATCCGACCTTGATGCTTCTAGCTCTTCCAAAGGATTTGGTTCTGATAATTCTCAAAGTTCTGATTCTTCTCAAACTTCACAATCTGGTTCTGCCGACTCTACCACAG GATCAGGGTCAttatcaagttcaaacaattctaAGAGTTCTGACTCttctaacatttcaaattcatcatctaGTTATGATGCTCATGGTTCTGGGTCTGATTCTGTATCAAGTTTGAACAATTCAAAAGGTTTTGGATCTTCAAAAACTTCAGGCTCCTTATCAG GCACTAGTTCTTCTGTGACTCATGGTTCTACTACTTCTACTCTTCCTCATAGCCCTTCAAAAGGTGATGGATATTCTAAAGCATCAAGCTCATCATTAg GTTCTGAAGGATCTAAGTCTTCTACAAGTGACTTTTCAG TTTCTGGTAATTCTAAGGCTTCAAGTGCTAAAAATGAAAGTGCTTCCACTGGTACCAATGCTTCAGCGACTAATGGTTCTACGACTTTTATTCCTACGAGCCCTTCCCCAG GTTCTGACGGACCTAAGTCTTCTACAAGTAACCCTTCAG GCGCTAGTACAACAGTGACAAATGGTCCTACAGCTTCTACTCCTTCTTCTAGCCCTTCCACAGGCGTTAATTCTTTCATAACTAATAGCCATAAGGGATCTGGTCATACAAGTTCAAGCAATTTTGCTCACTCTGGTTCGTTTACAGCTTCTGGTCACTCTTCCGCAAGTCATAGTTCTGGTTTTAAAGCTTTAGGCTCCTCATCAG gttCTGAAGGGTCTAAGACCGCTACAAGTGACTCCTCGG TTTCTGGTAATTCAAAGGCTTCAAGTACTAAAAATGAAAGTGCTTCCATGGGTTCCAATGCTTCAGCGACTAATGGTTCTACGACTTTTATTCCTACGAACCCTTCCACAG GTTCTGACGGATCTATGTCTTCAATAAGTAACCCTTCAG GCACTAGTACTTCAGTGACAAATGGTCCTACAGCTTCTACTCCTTCTTCAAGCCCTTCCACAG CTTTTGGTCGCTCTTCCGCAAGTCATGGTTCTAGTTTTAAAGCTTCAGGCTCCTCATTAG GTTCTGAAGGATCTAAGTCTTCTACGAATGACTCTTCAG TTTCTGGTAATTCCAAGGCTTCAAGTACTAAAAATGAAAGTGCTTCCATGGGTACCAATGCTTCAACGACTAATGGTTCTACGACTTTTATTCCTACGAGCCCTTCCACAG GTTCTGACGGATCTAAGTCTTCTACAAGTAACCCTTCAG GCACTAGTACTTCAATAACAAATGGTCCTACAGCTTTTACTCCTCCTTCGAGCCCTTCCACAGGCGTTAGTTATTTCAAAACTAATAGCCATAAGGGATTTGGTCATACAAGTTCAAGCAATGTCGCTCACTCTGGTTTGTTTACAGCTTCTGGTCACTCTTCCGCAAGTCATAGTTCTAGTTTTAAAACTCCAGGTTCTTCCACAAGTACTAGTTCATCTATGGCTAATGGACCTACCACTTCTGGTCATACTCCAAGCCCTTCTGAAAGTACTATTTCTTCTGCAAATTTAGGCTCTTCAGTTGGCATTGGTTCTTCAACTTCTAGTCACTCTACCACAAGCAATGAGTCCGGCTTTAAAACTTCAGGCTCTTCCACAAACACCGATTCTTCTGAAAATAATGGTCATATGAATTTTAGTTCTACTTCGAGTCCTTCCACAG GCTCTTCCTTGAACACTAGTTCTTCTACGCCTTTCGGTTCTTCTTCAAGCCTTTCTACAAATATAGGTTCTCCTGAGAGTAATAGTCATATGGCTTCTAATCATTCAAACTCGGGCTATTCTAAACAAACTGGTTCTTCTACAACTTCTGGCCACTCTTCCACTAGCAATAGTTTTGGTTCCAAAACTTCAAGCTCTTCCACAAACATTGGTTCTACTTCGACTGATGGCCATACAACTACCGGTTCTACTTTGAGTGCCTCTTCAGGTTCTAGTTCTCGTAAGACTAATAGTCACATGACTTCTAGTCATACAAAATCTAGTTCTTCCACACACACCGGTTCTTCCAATCACGCTGGTTCTTTGACAACATCTGGTTCCAAAACTTCAGGCTCTTCTACTAACACTGGTTCCGCTACGACTGATGGCAATACAACTACTGGTTCTATTTTGAGCCACTCTTCAGGTTCTAGTTCTCATAAGACTAATAGTCACATGAGTTTTGGTCATACAAAATCAGGCTCTTCTACACACACAGGTTCTTCCAAACACACTGGTTCTTTCACAACATCTGGTTCCAAAACTTCAAGCTCTTCCACAAGCCCTGGTTCTACTACGACTAATGGCCATGCAACTACTGGTCCTGCTATGATTGATGCCCATAAAACTACTAGTTCTATTTCAAGCCACTCTTCAGGTTCTAGTTCTCATAAGACTAATAGTCACGACACTTCTGCTCCTGCAAAATCTTGCTCTTGCACTTGCACACCTACCGACTCTTCCAATCACACTGGTTCTGCTACAACTGATGGCCATACAACTACTGGTTCTATTTCGAGCCACTCTTCAGGTTCTAGTTCTCATAAGACTAATAGTCACACGACATCTGCTCATACAAAATCTGGCTCTTCTACACACACAAGTTCCTCTAAACACACAGGTTCTTTCACAACCTCTGGTTCTAAAATTTCGGGCTCTTCCACAAACACTGGTGCTGCTACGATTGGTGGCCATACAACTACTGGTTCTATTTCGAGCCACTCTTTAGGTTCTACTTCTCATAACAGTAATAGTCACACGACTTCTACTCATACAAAATCTGGCTCTTCTACACACACAGGTTCTTCCAAACACACTGGTTCTTTCACAACCTCTGGTCACTCTTCCACAAGTAGTGATTTTGGTTCTAAAACATCAAGTTCCTCCAAAAGCACTAGTTCTTCTAAGAATAATGGTCATGTGACTTCAGGTTCTACTTCGAGCCCTTCCACATATTACGGTTCTCCTATGACTAGTAGTACTACATCTTCTGGTCATACAGATTCAGACTCTTCCACAAGCAATAATTTTGGTTCTAAAACTTCGGGCTCTTTTAGAGGCACCAATTCTTATGATGCTCCTGGTTCTACAAACTTGGGCATTTCTTCAAGTTCTGATATTTCCATGGGTTCTGGCTCTTCTAAGAGTTCTAGTCTTGAAAACCAGTTTAGTGGTACTTTTTCCAAAGTTTTTGCTTTTGGGGACTCATATACAGACACAGGAAATGCTCAATCATTAGGCATTTTGAAAGACTTCGCGAGTGCATTCTTATCAAGCTTTTTTCAAACAATAGATTCAAACCTCCATTTTGAGGGTAGATCAAGTAATGGCCGCTTGGTTATTGATTTCCTTTGTGATTCTCTCAACATATCCCTGTTGCCACCATTTGAAGTGGCTTCCAAAAACTCTAGTATCAATGAAGACTGTGGAGTGAACTTTGCAGTGGGAGGTTCGACATCTCTTTCAGGTGATTTTTTTACTAATCATAAAATCACCAATAACTTGTTGTGGCAAGGCACTCCATTAGGTTTCCAAACTCAAATAGAATGGTTCAACCAGTTCGTCACAAAAAAAGCCTGCAATGGGGAAACAATCGAACAATGCAAGGAACAAATGGGAAACAACCTCATTTGGCTTGGGCAAATGGGTGCAGATGACTTTGCTCGTGTTATAGGGTCTTCTATTTCCTTGCGTTGGCTTACAGATATAACTCTCGGTCAAATCTCCAAAATCCTCACG ACGGTGTTGGATAGTGGCGCAAGGTTCATCGTGGTTCAAGGACTACCGCCACTAGGGTGTTGGCCATTAGCAAAATTATTGACTCCCCACTTTGCCAAGGATGAAATGGGTTGTTCTGCAGTTATCAACAAAGCAATAATGGCTCACAATGACCTCTTACAGAAGACATTAGAAGAATTTCGTAGAAACTATCCCAATGCTACAATTGCATATGCTGATTATTTCAACGCATTCAAGACAGTCATGGGAAACCTCACTGAGTTTGGCTTTTCAGATGGGTCCGATGCATGTTGCGGCGTTGGAGGTGGACTTAACTTCAACTTGAACAATCTATGTGGCATGGATGGCACCAACACTTGTAGTAACCCGAATGCTTACATCCACTGGGATGGACTTCATCTTACAGAAGCAATGAACAAACAAATCGCTCGTCTCTTCCTCCTTGAAGGCTTCTGTCAACCATCTTTTGTTGATCTAATAAAAAGGCATCAAAGCTTACTTCAACCCTCTCTTCAGTAG